The Edaphobacter sp. 12200R-103 genome contains a region encoding:
- a CDS encoding ABC transporter ATP-binding protein, translating to MIELRNLERSYKTGHLETWVLRRVNLSIQPWEFVTIMGPSGAGKSSLLNVLGMLDDQWRGEFFFDDAAVHTLNRKQRADLARKRIGIVFQSYHLLDDLTVAENIDLPLSYKDIPRTERQGLVADTLDRFNIVGKKDLYPHQLSGGQQQLVGIARAMIHKPSLLLADEPTGNLQSKQAKEIMEMFRQLNDEGTTIVQVTHSEENASYGTRTIELRDGWVHSDTAGEVADAVKEVRP from the coding sequence ATGATCGAGTTAAGAAATCTTGAACGCAGCTACAAGACGGGGCACTTGGAGACATGGGTGCTTCGCCGGGTGAATCTCAGCATCCAGCCTTGGGAGTTCGTGACCATTATGGGACCTTCGGGCGCCGGCAAATCATCTCTGCTGAACGTACTTGGGATGCTCGATGACCAGTGGCGGGGAGAGTTCTTCTTCGACGATGCTGCCGTTCATACGCTGAACCGCAAACAGCGAGCCGACCTGGCGAGGAAACGCATCGGAATCGTCTTTCAGAGCTATCACCTGTTGGACGATCTCACCGTAGCTGAGAACATCGATCTCCCTCTGTCCTATAAAGATATTCCGCGGACGGAACGGCAAGGGTTGGTAGCGGATACGCTTGATCGCTTCAATATTGTCGGCAAAAAAGACCTCTATCCGCATCAGCTTTCAGGAGGCCAGCAGCAACTGGTCGGAATCGCACGCGCCATGATTCACAAGCCATCGCTGCTGCTGGCCGATGAGCCTACGGGGAACCTGCAATCGAAACAGGCAAAGGAGATTATGGAGATGTTCCGGCAGTTGAACGATGAGGGGACCACGATCGTTCAGGTGACCCACTCCGAGGAGAACGCTTCTTATGGCACACGCACCATCGAGCTGCGTGATGGATGGGTCCACTCCGATACCGCGGGTGAAGTTGCCGATGCTGTGAAGGAGGTTCGGCCTTGA
- a CDS encoding ABC transporter permease, with amino-acid sequence MNSSPFISMGQDLRFALRQLRRSPGFAATAVLTLGLAIGATVTIAGIAQRTLLAPLPYPDPDRLAGVAFTFPQESPNNEQAGSSADFLKEHSHSFASMGLAEDSIGGANLWVDSGNGGHAVQVTSKRIDHQYFPTLGLEPELGRGFTADEDHHGGPRSVLLSHNLWQSAFAGNPAVVGRVVHINGDSYTVTGVMPPSLKNQDESGRGTSTGVDMWLPLQLSPNDPGYAGDNYSMVARLKRGVGLQAAQQELDALKEPFYQQFPGYRGWTSHKLLHELRAWPLRDVEVSGVRPSLLALTGAVIAVLLIACLNLAGLMTARGLHRARELAVRSSLGATRGRLLRLLLCESSLIAVGGAGLGMLLTRAMTPALLAASPLTMPVMGKSNTGIILTISLGLAGMTALLGLVPAARILKEGSAESLRSRQTGVSRSGARLESTLIVMQIAMATVLLAASSLLLGSFLKLRSVDTGLKPQQLAIAQVTLKGDKYAKTLTTAQFVEEVTAQLSRYPGVKGVAAINGLPLDRGLNTGLGPAGKPDMNRIGELRLVTPKYFHTMGIPVVMGRDLRESDNANSAPVVLISAAAAQRWWPGRSPIGEQVNVGGKKEDRRTVVGVVADVRTQSLAESPRPMVYEPFTQATDGLTKVVNGWFPTTFAVKLGTHEDAAKMMEQAVATADPMIPVARIKTMQAVIDGTIKAPRFFSWMAGSFAGFALLLTAIGLFGLLSYQVSQRLREIGVRLAVGASREQVLRLFLGRGLVLTGTGLALGTMASLALPRLIGNLLAGFIFLDRGGPSVLLSSTVAAFAMAAAGMLATAFLASYLPAQRAAKTEPTLILRAE; translated from the coding sequence ATGAACAGTTCACCATTCATCTCGATGGGACAGGACCTTCGTTTTGCTTTACGCCAACTGCGCCGGTCGCCGGGCTTCGCGGCGACTGCGGTTCTGACGCTGGGACTCGCTATTGGTGCAACAGTCACGATTGCGGGTATCGCGCAACGCACGCTGCTGGCTCCCCTTCCCTATCCGGATCCTGATCGGCTCGCCGGCGTCGCATTTACCTTTCCGCAGGAAAGCCCAAATAACGAACAAGCGGGAAGCTCCGCAGATTTTTTAAAAGAACATAGTCATAGCTTCGCTTCCATGGGCCTGGCTGAGGACAGCATCGGTGGCGCAAATCTCTGGGTAGATAGCGGCAACGGCGGCCATGCGGTGCAGGTGACGAGCAAACGTATCGACCACCAGTATTTCCCCACGCTGGGGCTGGAACCGGAGTTGGGGAGAGGCTTCACTGCCGACGAGGATCATCATGGAGGTCCACGTTCAGTGTTATTGAGCCATAACCTGTGGCAGAGTGCCTTTGCTGGAAATCCTGCTGTTGTAGGAAGAGTTGTGCACATCAACGGCGACAGCTATACAGTGACTGGCGTCATGCCGCCTTCTCTGAAGAATCAAGATGAGAGTGGACGAGGTACAAGCACAGGCGTGGATATGTGGCTTCCGCTGCAGCTGAGCCCGAATGATCCTGGTTACGCAGGTGATAACTACTCCATGGTGGCCCGATTAAAACGGGGAGTAGGCCTGCAGGCAGCCCAACAGGAGCTGGATGCTCTGAAAGAGCCGTTCTATCAGCAATTCCCTGGATATCGCGGGTGGACCTCACACAAACTGCTTCACGAACTGCGAGCATGGCCGCTGCGGGATGTCGAAGTAAGCGGGGTGCGGCCGAGCCTGCTCGCACTCACGGGCGCGGTCATCGCGGTATTGCTGATCGCATGCCTGAACCTTGCTGGATTGATGACGGCGCGTGGTCTCCACCGGGCGCGAGAACTTGCGGTACGGAGTTCGCTGGGAGCGACGCGCGGCCGGCTACTTCGACTCCTGCTTTGCGAAAGCTCCTTGATTGCGGTGGGCGGCGCTGGACTGGGAATGCTGCTGACGCGTGCGATGACACCAGCTCTGCTAGCGGCATCTCCGCTGACGATGCCCGTAATGGGCAAGAGCAATACAGGAATAATCCTTACGATAAGTCTGGGACTAGCTGGCATGACCGCTTTGCTCGGGCTTGTACCGGCGGCACGAATACTGAAAGAAGGATCGGCGGAGTCTCTGCGGAGTAGGCAGACCGGTGTCTCCAGAAGCGGAGCGCGCCTGGAAAGCACTCTTATCGTCATGCAGATTGCTATGGCGACAGTGTTGCTGGCTGCATCATCTCTGTTACTTGGAAGCTTTTTAAAACTTCGCTCGGTTGATACAGGGCTGAAGCCACAGCAGCTCGCCATTGCACAAGTGACTCTAAAGGGCGACAAATACGCGAAGACACTCACGACGGCACAGTTTGTCGAGGAGGTGACAGCGCAGCTGAGCAGATATCCCGGAGTAAAGGGCGTAGCCGCTATTAACGGTCTGCCGCTTGATCGTGGTCTGAATACAGGCCTTGGCCCGGCAGGAAAACCCGATATGAACAGGATCGGCGAGCTGCGGCTCGTAACGCCGAAATACTTCCACACGATGGGAATCCCCGTCGTCATGGGACGCGATTTGAGGGAGAGCGATAATGCGAACTCCGCGCCTGTAGTGCTGATAAGTGCCGCTGCGGCGCAACGATGGTGGCCGGGACGCTCGCCCATTGGAGAGCAGGTCAACGTAGGCGGCAAGAAGGAAGATCGTCGAACCGTAGTCGGAGTCGTTGCAGACGTGCGTACTCAGTCTTTGGCTGAAAGTCCGCGGCCGATGGTCTATGAACCTTTCACGCAAGCAACTGACGGATTGACAAAGGTTGTCAATGGGTGGTTTCCGACAACCTTTGCGGTCAAGCTGGGCACCCATGAAGATGCGGCAAAGATGATGGAGCAAGCTGTGGCAACCGCTGATCCGATGATTCCGGTAGCAAGGATCAAGACGATGCAAGCTGTGATCGACGGCACCATTAAGGCCCCGCGCTTCTTCTCGTGGATGGCAGGATCGTTCGCAGGATTTGCTCTCTTGCTGACGGCAATTGGTCTGTTCGGCCTGTTGAGCTACCAGGTCTCGCAGAGGCTGCGAGAGATTGGCGTAAGGCTTGCAGTCGGCGCAAGCCGCGAACAGGTGCTGCGGCTCTTTCTTGGCCGCGGCCTTGTACTGACCGGCACGGGACTTGCATTGGGCACGATGGCGAGCCTTGCACTGCCACGGCTGATTGGCAATCTGCTGGCAGGTTTTATCTTTCTGGATCGTGGAGGGCCATCGGTACTGCTATCGAGCACGGTAGCAGCTTTCGCTATGGCTGCTGCGGGAATGCTGGCGACGGCATTCCTGGCCAGTTATCTACCGGCTCAGCGAGCTGCCAAAACGGAGCCAACCCTGATTTTAAGAGCGGAGTGA